Proteins from one Paenibacillus amylolyticus genomic window:
- a CDS encoding DapH/DapD/GlmU-related protein: MLPNRVKIAYGKLRGLTIFGKIQPSMGLLPRIRGKVYLNKRGDLQVGKRLNIIGKPWGTQLTVVKGARLTIGDDVMINAGVGIAANVEVTIGNNVMIGPRTSIFDSAYHRIDSLDDGSQTAKRIVIQDNAWIGTGALILPGVTIGRNAVVAAGSTVTKDVPENTLVAGAPAKIIRELTIHDGWVRH, translated from the coding sequence ATGCTGCCCAACAGAGTTAAAATTGCCTATGGCAAACTAAGAGGCTTGACCATTTTTGGTAAAATACAGCCCTCCATGGGCCTGTTGCCACGGATCAGGGGCAAAGTATATCTAAATAAGCGTGGTGACTTGCAGGTGGGAAAGCGGCTTAACATCATAGGTAAACCCTGGGGAACCCAGCTAACCGTGGTCAAAGGGGCACGACTAACGATTGGCGATGACGTCATGATTAATGCCGGTGTGGGGATTGCCGCTAACGTAGAGGTGACCATCGGCAATAACGTCATGATTGGTCCTCGAACAAGCATATTCGATAGTGCTTATCACCGGATTGATTCACTGGATGACGGGAGCCAGACTGCCAAGCGAATTGTCATTCAGGACAATGCCTGGATTGGTACAGGCGCGCTCATTCTGCCCGGAGTGACGATTGGCAGGAATGCAGTCGTGGCAGCAGGAAGCACGGTGACCAAAGATGTACCCGAGAATACACTTGTAGCCGGCGCGCCAGCCAAGATCATTCGCGAGCTGACCATTCATGACGGTTGGGTCAGACATTAG
- a CDS encoding ABC transporter permease has product MSFATTYFRILSAERLKMGKSPIWLLILLSPLIALLIGLLSTPSGNWQVLMGTMVFLHGLLLLPMLTGVFTSFVCRFEHAGGGWKQMLVLPLTRSGVYAGKLTIVLMLLAGTQVLLLLSILLAGTIHGITMQIPWGFLVGKMLLGLLACVPLAALQMFVSLVWSSFAAPLALNFALTVPNILIVNSATFGPYYPWAQPMILMTPVDGGGFGAYNVPLMTMLAVVGGSAVIFIGIGMMYFAKKEI; this is encoded by the coding sequence ATGAGCTTTGCGACAACGTATTTTCGAATTTTGTCTGCTGAACGGTTGAAGATGGGCAAGTCACCCATATGGCTCCTGATTCTGTTAAGTCCACTTATTGCACTGCTCATCGGACTGTTGTCCACTCCATCGGGGAATTGGCAGGTACTGATGGGCACCATGGTCTTCTTGCACGGATTACTCCTGTTGCCGATGCTGACTGGCGTGTTTACGTCCTTTGTCTGCCGTTTCGAACATGCAGGAGGAGGGTGGAAGCAGATGCTGGTTCTGCCGCTCACACGTTCAGGTGTATACGCAGGCAAACTGACGATTGTACTCATGCTTCTGGCGGGTACACAAGTGTTGTTGCTGCTGTCCATTCTGCTGGCAGGCACGATTCATGGCATTACAATGCAGATACCCTGGGGATTCCTGGTGGGCAAAATGCTGCTTGGGTTATTGGCTTGTGTACCTCTTGCCGCCCTGCAGATGTTCGTTTCCCTGGTATGGAGCAGTTTTGCCGCACCGCTTGCACTGAATTTTGCTCTAACTGTACCGAATATTCTCATCGTGAACTCGGCGACGTTTGGACCGTATTATCCCTGGGCACAACCGATGATTCTGATGACACCCGTGGACGGCGGAGGTTTCGGAGCCTACAATGTTCCGCTGATGACGATGCTGGCGGTCGTCGGAGGCAGTGCTGTCATTTTCATTGGAATCGGCATGATGTATTTTGCCAAAAAAGAAATTTGA
- a CDS encoding ABC transporter permease produces MTGRALSSDWLKIRGKGIWFLVFLAPLGLTAMQALNFGLRLDYLKEQYADNLWGGLLGNVVVFVPLSLMLGATILSSMIASVEHEQGSWKQLLAMPISRPAVYLAKFLLACLLLVISCLLLTAGIVGLGLVLGFHASEIPWTHAIKLGLMPLAGALPVLSLELWLTMVNKNQALPVTLGIVLAITGMFALSISPHFPLAWAQMAWNGPNPYLYAGMGAGLGLLILLLGMVHFSRKDVA; encoded by the coding sequence ATGACCGGACGTGCATTATCGTCGGACTGGCTCAAGATTCGGGGCAAGGGAATCTGGTTTCTCGTGTTTCTGGCTCCGCTTGGATTGACAGCGATGCAGGCGCTTAATTTTGGCTTACGGTTGGACTATCTGAAAGAGCAGTATGCGGATAATCTGTGGGGCGGATTGTTGGGCAATGTGGTTGTTTTTGTACCGTTGTCTCTGATGTTGGGAGCAACCATTCTAAGCTCCATGATCGCGAGTGTCGAGCATGAACAGGGATCGTGGAAACAGTTGCTGGCGATGCCGATTTCAAGACCGGCCGTGTATCTGGCCAAGTTCCTGCTGGCTTGTCTGCTGCTGGTGATCTCCTGCCTGCTATTAACCGCAGGAATTGTAGGTCTGGGTCTGGTCCTCGGATTCCATGCCAGTGAGATCCCTTGGACGCATGCCATCAAGCTCGGACTGATGCCTTTGGCTGGGGCGCTTCCCGTGTTGTCTTTGGAGTTATGGCTCACGATGGTAAACAAGAATCAGGCGCTTCCCGTCACCCTGGGGATTGTTCTCGCGATAACAGGCATGTTCGCGCTCAGTATCTCACCCCACTTTCCACTTGCTTGGGCACAGATGGCCTGGAATGGACCTAATCCATATCTGTATGCAGGCATGGGTGCAGGTCTGGGGCTCTTGATCCTGTTGCTGGGTATGGTTCATTTTAGCCGGAAGGATGTGGCCTGA
- a CDS encoding ABC transporter ATP-binding protein, translating into MSENIIQTANLWKTYRDRAAVRELDLHIKKGDIYGFLGPNGAGKTTTIRMLLGLIKPTKGVIRVFDKDIRKERMDILRRVGSLVEYPSYYGHLNAVENLETLRRILNVPKSRIAEVLSIVDLTKDAKRSVKGYSLGMKQRLGIASALLGEPELLILDEPTNGLDPAGIQEIRELIKRMPLEHGITVLVSSHLLSEVEQMASRVGIIREGKMVLQDTIASLHSQTGSSIRLTVSEPEEAMKLAREQGQFGQRQGSALTFPYMDNPSVALLVRRLIEQDHDVYRVEEQRQSLEDLFMRVIGEGASL; encoded by the coding sequence GTGAGTGAAAATATTATTCAAACGGCGAATCTGTGGAAAACATACCGGGACCGTGCAGCGGTCCGTGAACTTGATCTGCATATTAAAAAGGGAGATATCTACGGCTTCCTCGGTCCCAACGGTGCCGGCAAAACAACAACGATTCGCATGCTTCTCGGCTTGATTAAACCAACCAAAGGCGTAATCCGTGTCTTTGACAAGGATATCCGCAAGGAGCGTATGGACATTCTGCGCCGTGTGGGCTCCCTGGTGGAATACCCTTCGTATTACGGACATCTGAATGCGGTAGAGAATCTGGAGACCTTGCGCCGCATCCTCAATGTCCCGAAATCAAGAATAGCTGAAGTGCTATCCATTGTAGATCTGACCAAGGATGCCAAACGTTCAGTGAAGGGGTACTCCCTTGGCATGAAGCAGCGTCTGGGTATTGCCAGCGCTTTGCTGGGTGAGCCGGAGCTTCTGATTCTGGACGAGCCAACGAACGGACTTGATCCGGCCGGTATTCAGGAGATTCGGGAGCTGATCAAACGCATGCCTCTGGAACATGGCATTACTGTTCTGGTTTCCAGCCACTTGCTGAGTGAAGTCGAGCAGATGGCAAGTCGTGTTGGTATTATCCGTGAAGGCAAGATGGTGCTTCAGGATACCATCGCGAGTCTGCACAGTCAGACGGGTAGTTCTATCCGGTTAACGGTTTCCGAGCCGGAAGAGGCCATGAAACTGGCGAGAGAGCAAGGGCAATTCGGTCAGCGACAAGGTTCTGCATTAACGTTCCCTTATATGGATAACCCTTCGGTTGCATTGCTTGTCCGCCGATTGATTGAACAGGATCATGATGTGTATCGTGTTGAGGAACAGCGTCAGTCGCTGGAAGATCTGTTCATGCGGGTCATTGGCGAGGGGGCTTCCCTATGA
- a CDS encoding HAMP domain-containing sensor histidine kinase, whose protein sequence is MDPEHKQTRQGKLRFGRSLMSRYIILILAAVLFVPVVLPIISIIYVVVVNNTNTNQAAPYGDVTRISNLWSREAENLNGASDEEIKARLEQLHASYPKSSMYRVNASGETLFILGGEDVTLLNSTSPDGGTDTTLRWSLDSGKKAETRIPAIWNVSNTVQFMKEASFRDPLTVVSYIGGGEKDKGQGFMIIEVPRSLLQMTQSNWPMELLYLGIVMTIIFMIFIIMSILFFARIRKRLIRLQTAMMTPGKEGIPLPVDIRRSDEIGQLEESFNQMVYQLSDSRQREREEEQLRKRLIAGLSHDLRTPLTVIRGHMHALHKEALSEQGDRSLHRMEAKMEDLGGLIDNMLSYNLLTSGKYTLKLEEKDMLRMVRETAAAWYPVWEKEQFEIDIDLPEEPLIWLMDEQGMRRILDNLFQNVIRHAASGKYIGISTREIQGQTAIVIQDRGPGMQQDPDTKGTGLGLSIVDLLIREMGLRKRVDSSDTGVRTYIYSGKGSKDTTNP, encoded by the coding sequence ATGGACCCTGAGCATAAGCAAACCAGGCAGGGCAAGCTACGCTTTGGGCGGTCCTTGATGTCCAGATATATCATCCTGATTCTGGCGGCCGTATTATTCGTGCCCGTCGTTCTGCCGATCATATCCATCATATATGTTGTCGTAGTGAACAACACCAATACGAATCAAGCGGCGCCTTACGGTGACGTTACCCGGATCAGTAACCTGTGGTCGCGTGAAGCAGAGAACCTGAATGGTGCTTCAGATGAGGAGATTAAGGCCCGTTTGGAGCAATTACATGCATCGTATCCCAAGTCTTCCATGTATCGTGTGAATGCAAGCGGTGAGACCCTCTTTATTCTCGGTGGTGAAGATGTAACGCTTCTGAATTCCACATCGCCGGATGGCGGGACAGACACGACATTGAGATGGTCACTGGATTCAGGGAAAAAGGCAGAGACTCGAATTCCGGCCATATGGAATGTGAGCAATACGGTGCAATTCATGAAAGAAGCTTCCTTTCGCGATCCGTTAACCGTCGTTTCATACATCGGTGGAGGTGAAAAGGACAAGGGACAGGGCTTCATGATCATTGAAGTGCCGCGATCACTTCTGCAAATGACACAGAGCAACTGGCCAATGGAGCTCCTGTATCTTGGCATTGTGATGACGATCATCTTCATGATTTTCATCATCATGTCGATTCTCTTCTTCGCACGTATTCGCAAACGACTTATTCGTTTACAGACGGCGATGATGACACCGGGCAAGGAAGGCATTCCGCTTCCGGTTGATATTCGGCGGTCAGATGAGATTGGTCAGCTGGAGGAGTCATTTAACCAGATGGTGTATCAACTGTCCGACAGCCGCCAGCGTGAGCGTGAGGAAGAACAATTGCGCAAACGTCTGATTGCGGGGCTTTCCCACGATCTGCGCACCCCACTAACGGTGATTCGTGGACATATGCATGCTTTGCATAAGGAAGCGCTAAGCGAGCAAGGGGACCGTTCATTACATCGCATGGAAGCGAAGATGGAGGACCTCGGCGGGCTCATTGACAACATGTTATCCTATAATTTGCTCACAAGCGGTAAATATACGCTGAAGCTGGAAGAGAAAGATATGCTGCGGATGGTCAGGGAAACGGCGGCGGCCTGGTATCCGGTCTGGGAGAAAGAGCAATTCGAAATTGATATTGACCTGCCGGAGGAACCGCTGATTTGGCTTATGGATGAACAGGGTATGCGTCGTATTCTGGATAACCTGTTCCAAAACGTGATACGTCATGCCGCCAGCGGGAAATATATTGGCATCTCAACCCGGGAGATTCAGGGGCAGACGGCCATCGTTATTCAGGATCGCGGTCCGGGAATGCAACAGGATCCCGACACCAAAGGCACAGGTCTGGGTTTATCCATTGTAGACCTGTTAATTCGTGAGATGGGACTGCGCAAGCGGGTGGACAGTTCCGATACGGGCGTTCGGACATACATTTACAGTGGTAAGGGAAGTAAGGACACAACGAACCCTTAA